A genomic window from Flavobacterium sp. I3-2 includes:
- a CDS encoding multicopper oxidase domain-containing protein, whose amino-acid sequence MNNKKFLHKKLLLLTLLALFISQVGIAQKVVRYDLYVKDTIVNYAGKEKRAIAVNGQIPMPTLEFTEGDTAEIVLHNQLKESTSLHWHGLFLPNKEDGVPFLTQMPIEPGETFTYRFPIIQTGTHWYHSHSGLQEQIGMYGSFIMHKKADDKTFRKGIDDLPEIPIMLSEWTNLKPENVHRMLHNASDWFAIQKGATQSYAEAIRTGNFKTKLKNEWKRMMAMDVSDVYYDKVLMNGNHLTDLKSIDGKSLKAGDKVRLRISNGGASSYFWLRYAGGKMTVVASDGNDVEPVDVDRLIIAVSETYDVVVTIPENGKAYEFMATTEDRTQSTSYFIGNGEKTMVGAMPRLKYFEGMKMMNDMMKMNGDLDDMGMNMSWNQMDMNVVMYPEITGEEKKKGKKIDEAMDHSKMDHGDMNMKQSAEKTDHSQMNHGEMNMNEDPNRYNANALSEIVTLNYAMLKSPNNTELPKNAPVKELKFTLTGNMNRYVWSMDDKVLSESDKIPVKKGEVLRITLYNNSMMRHPIHLHGFDFRLLNDKGENAPMKNIIDIMPMETDTIEFLANEEGDWFFHCHILYHMMAGMNKVFAVGDYKNPYLPNKDKAYKMLQRESNMIHFMAQNDFATNGNDGEMMFMNARYSLGTEWRLGYNDMHGYEVETHFGRYIGKMQWLMPFIGFDWRYRKMGMDEHEKNLFGQVNKKDKRGAFSLGVMYTLPMLVNVQAEVYHDGIFRVSLMREDIPLSKRLRAGFMVNTDMEYMADLRYILTRHIGVRTHYDSDMGFGVGLSVNY is encoded by the coding sequence ATGAATAATAAAAAATTTCTTCACAAAAAGTTGTTGCTGCTAACTCTGTTAGCGCTCTTCATATCACAGGTCGGTATAGCCCAAAAAGTAGTACGTTACGATTTGTATGTAAAAGATACCATCGTAAACTATGCAGGCAAAGAAAAAAGAGCAATCGCTGTAAATGGGCAAATACCAATGCCAACACTTGAATTTACTGAAGGCGATACGGCAGAAATAGTGTTACATAATCAACTTAAAGAAAGTACCTCATTGCATTGGCACGGATTATTTCTGCCCAATAAAGAAGATGGCGTTCCTTTTTTAACGCAAATGCCCATTGAACCTGGTGAAACCTTTACGTATCGTTTCCCTATTATTCAAACGGGAACGCATTGGTATCATTCTCATTCAGGATTGCAAGAGCAGATTGGTATGTATGGGAGCTTTATCATGCATAAGAAAGCTGATGATAAAACATTTAGAAAAGGGATTGACGATTTGCCAGAAATACCCATTATGTTAAGTGAATGGACAAATCTTAAGCCGGAAAATGTTCATCGCATGCTACATAACGCAAGCGACTGGTTCGCTATACAAAAGGGAGCAACTCAAAGTTATGCGGAAGCTATTCGTACAGGAAATTTCAAAACAAAACTGAAAAATGAATGGAAACGTATGATGGCGATGGACGTAAGTGATGTTTACTACGACAAAGTATTGATGAATGGAAATCATTTGACAGATTTGAAATCGATAGATGGTAAATCTCTGAAAGCAGGTGATAAAGTACGTTTGCGCATTTCTAATGGAGGTGCATCGTCCTACTTCTGGTTAAGATATGCTGGTGGTAAAATGACAGTGGTGGCTAGTGATGGAAATGACGTAGAACCTGTAGATGTTGATCGTCTAATAATTGCGGTTTCAGAGACGTATGATGTGGTGGTTACCATTCCTGAAAACGGTAAAGCTTATGAGTTCATGGCTACAACAGAAGATCGTACCCAATCTACCAGTTATTTTATCGGGAATGGAGAGAAAACAATGGTTGGTGCCATGCCTCGTCTTAAATATTTTGAAGGTATGAAGATGATGAACGATATGATGAAAATGAATGGAGACCTTGATGATATGGGAATGAATATGAGTTGGAATCAAATGGATATGAATGTCGTTATGTATCCAGAGATTACGGGCGAGGAAAAGAAAAAAGGAAAGAAAATAGACGAAGCAATGGATCATAGCAAAATGGATCATGGAGATATGAACATGAAGCAAAGTGCTGAAAAAACCGATCATAGTCAAATGAACCATGGTGAGATGAATATGAATGAAGATCCAAATCGCTATAATGCGAATGCATTAAGCGAGATTGTAACGCTTAATTATGCCATGCTGAAATCTCCAAATAATACTGAACTACCTAAAAATGCACCCGTAAAAGAATTGAAGTTTACATTGACCGGAAATATGAACCGTTATGTATGGAGTATGGATGATAAAGTACTATCTGAAAGCGATAAAATACCTGTAAAGAAAGGCGAAGTATTGCGCATTACACTCTATAATAATTCGATGATGCGACATCCTATTCACTTACACGGATTCGATTTTAGATTACTAAACGATAAAGGAGAAAACGCTCCGATGAAAAACATCATTGACATTATGCCGATGGAAACCGATACCATTGAATTCCTCGCAAATGAAGAAGGTGATTGGTTTTTTCATTGTCATATATTGTATCACATGATGGCAGGTATGAACAAAGTTTTTGCTGTGGGTGATTATAAAAACCCTTATTTGCCCAATAAGGATAAAGCCTATAAAATGTTACAGCGTGAAAGTAATATGATCCATTTTATGGCTCAGAATGATTTTGCGACCAATGGTAATGACGGTGAAATGATGTTTATGAATGCTCGATATAGTTTGGGTACAGAATGGAGATTAGGTTACAATGATATGCACGGTTACGAAGTGGAAACTCATTTTGGTCGTTATATAGGAAAAATGCAATGGTTGATGCCTTTTATTGGTTTCGACTGGCGTTATCGTAAAATGGGAATGGATGAGCATGAAAAAAATCTTTTTGGACAAGTAAATAAAAAAGATAAACGAGGAGCATTTAGTCTTGGTGTTATGTATACCTTACCTATGTTGGTTAATGTACAAGCGGAGGTATATCACGATGGTATTTTTCGTGTTTCGCTAATGCGAGAGGATATACCTCTTTCCAAAAGATTGCGAGCAGGGTTTATGGTAAATACGGATATGGAATATATGGCAGATTTGCGATATATCCTTACAAGACATATCGGTGTGAGAACACATTATGATAGCGATATGGGCTTTGGAGTAGGTTTATCAGTTAATTATTAA
- a CDS encoding DUF3347 domain-containing protein: MKKLIIAITVMLFGFSAFAQNTSNLLNSYISVKNALVSSDSKAASTAISVFNDAVKGEDNFSQKTDLLKATEKLNKAGNNIEKQRAAFNDVSTIMWKLVKSSDKVNQPVYYQYCPMKKAYWLSKEKDIKNPYYGSSMLTCGKVAETK; encoded by the coding sequence ATGAAAAAGTTAATAATAGCAATAACCGTAATGTTGTTTGGATTTTCTGCTTTTGCACAAAACACAAGCAATCTGTTAAACAGTTACATCAGTGTAAAAAACGCTTTAGTAAGTAGTGATAGCAAAGCAGCGAGCACCGCAATTTCGGTTTTCAACGATGCAGTAAAAGGTGAAGATAATTTTTCACAGAAAACCGATCTATTAAAAGCTACAGAAAAATTAAACAAGGCTGGAAACAATATTGAAAAGCAAAGAGCAGCTTTTAACGATGTTTCTACTATAATGTGGAAACTGGTAAAGTCGTCCGATAAAGTAAATCAACCTGTTTATTATCAGTATTGTCCTATGAAAAAAGCATATTGGTTGAGCAAAGAGAAAGATATTAAAAATCCTTATTATGGTTCATCAATGCTTACTTGTGGTAAAGTTGCAGAAACTAAATAA
- a CDS encoding heavy-metal-associated domain-containing protein has protein sequence MESKNLQFKTNLNCGNCVAKVQGDLDSANGISEWNVDTANSDKILTVKSEGISEDEIVTIIKKKGFKAEPISQ, from the coding sequence ATGGAAAGCAAAAACCTTCAATTCAAGACAAACCTTAACTGTGGTAACTGTGTTGCTAAAGTACAGGGTGATTTAGATAGCGCTAATGGTATCAGCGAATGGAATGTAGATACTGCAAATAGTGATAAAATCCTTACGGTAAAATCAGAAGGAATTAGCGAAGACGAAATCGTTACAATTATTAAGAAAAAAGGGTTTAAAGCCGAACCTATTTCACAATAA